AAAGCCAATGCGTCCGCAGCGACGACAGAAGCCCTCGTCATGTCCGGCATTACGTCTGCATCCGGCGGCAATGGTGGAATGGCAACAGACGGGAGCGGTGGAAGTGGCGGGAACGGAGCCACGCTCAATCTCTCTGCAAACGACGGAACCGCGATGTTGGGAATGCTTCTGGTGAGCGGTGGAATCGGCGGCATGTCCGACACCAATACCGGTGGCGGGGGCGGTTCCGGAGGAAGCTTGACCGTCAAAGCGAATTCGGCCACGATCGAGACCGCCCGATCTGATGGTGGTGACGCCGGTGACGGAACGACTGGTGGTGACGGAGGCAATGCCGGTTCGGTCAAATTGACGATCTCCGGGTCGTCCGACATGGCCCTCAACGTGACCGATACCGTCAGCGCTAGCGGCGGAAATGGCGGTCAGGCATCGGACGGCACCGGCGGAGACGGTGGAAACGCAGGGACGGTCAACCTCGCGACCAACTCCGGTGGAATGGCGTTCGGAACAGCCGCGGCCACCGGTGGTGACGGTGGTGCATCGCAGACCGGTGCCGGCGGAAGTGGCGGTTCGGGTGCTACTGTCAAAACAACCGCCGATAGCCTGATCGAAGGTATGCAGGTCACGGTCGCCGGTGGCGATGGAGCGGAAGGCATGCCTGGGGGCAGCGGCGGAAATGCGGGCTCTGTGACCATCAAATCGACGGCAGATTCCGGCATGTCCATCGACATTCAAACAATTACCGGAGACGGCGGAGACGGTGGCGATGGAGCCGCAATGGGTGGTTCCGGCGGCGACGGCGGGAATGCCGGCGGGATTGGCGTCACGGCGAACAACTCCGGCGTGACAATTGGAATGGCGATGGCGAACGGCGGAAGCGGTGGAACAGCCGACGGAACCGGCAGCGGAGGCAGCGGCGGAAACGCGAACTCCGTCAACATTTCCGCGGGCGGAATGGTCAACGTCATGACGCTTTCGTCGACCGGCGGCAACGGTGGGATGAGTCCGGAAGGAACCGGCGGCAACGGCGGGTCGGGAGCGACGCTGAAAATCACCACCGACGACCGCATCACGGGCGAATCGTTCCTGGCGGACGGTGGAGCCGGTGGCATGGGATTCCCAGCCGGTTCGGGCGGCAACGCCGGCTCGATCACGATCACCGCAGATGCCAGCGACATGCTGGCCATTGAATCGACCGGTGAAATCTCCGCAAGTGGCGGTCAAGGTGGTGACACGGAAAGCGGAACCGGGGCCACCGCAGGTGACGGCGGGAACGCAGGAAGCCTGTCGGTCACCGCTCAGGCGGGTGACATTTCGATCGCGACGGTCGCCGCAGCGGGAGGGGACGGCGGTCAAGGTTCGGGTGGCGGTTCGTTCTCTGGCGGATCCGGTGGAGCCGCCGGTTCACTGACCGTCGATGCCGTTGAGGGAACCCTGACCGTGACGGACACCGCTTCGACGGCGGGCGGCGACGGACAAAACGGTAGCGGCGGAAGTCAGGGAGCTGGCACCGGCGGTACCGGAGCAACACTTCAACTACGAGCCGACGCGGGAATCACCAACTCGACCGCTGCAACCTTCGATGCGTCCGGCGGAGATGCCGGCACCGTCTCGGATGGGGCCAGCGCGGCGACCGGTGGTACCGGCGGATCGTTAAACATCGACAGCGCCGCGGGACCGATCACGATGGGCACCGGAACGGCTGCCGGTGGACAGGGCAGCGGCGCCGGCGGATCAGGCGGTTCCGTCAACGTCCGAGCGAGTCAAACCGTCGAATTCGACACGCTGATTAGCAACGGTGGCGATTCCACTTCCGGCGACGGCGGAGATGCCAGCACCACGACCGTCACTAGCGAGAACGATTCGATTATCGGAATGACGATCTGTGCCGTCGGCGGTTCGGCTTCCAACGGCTCACCCGGTGCCGATAGCAATATTACTCTCGACGCCGCCAACGACGTGAATGTCACGACGACCAAAGGCAGCGGCACCGCAGTCAGCGGCAACCTGTCACCCGGTAGCAGCCCAGGGATCGGCAATTACGATAACCTGACGATCCAAAGCGGCTCGACTTACACCGCCGAAGTCCAGGACGACAACCCTAACGGAGCCGAAGCGGGCGACGATTACGATCAGTTGAACGTCACCGGAACGGTTACGATCGAAAACAACGTGACACTCGATCTTGAGAATCTCGGTTCTTCGGAAATCGAGGCCGGTGACGACTACGTGTTGATTGCCAACGATGACGACGATTCGTTCAATGGCCAGTTCAGCAACGTCTCCGAAGGGGCGAATGTTTCTTCAGAGTTGGGATTGTCGAGCGATCTCACCGCGACGGCCACTTACCAAGGTGGTGACGGCAACGATTTTGTCGTCGAAATTCGTTCCACCGCCGAACCAACCCCCGAAGCGGATATCTTGGGCGAACGGGAGTCTCAATCGATCACCCCCGATGAAATCGATGACTTCTTCAGCCAAGTGCTCTCGGGTGATTTTGATGACAGTCAATCCGATCTGGCTCAGCAGGACGATCTGTTCTTCTGGAGTCCGATCGATGGTCGTAATGTAGTCGTGCTCGGTGATGGCAGCGTGATTCAAAATCCGGTGCCGACCGCAGCGATCAATGGAAACTTCCGAGAATTCGTCGCTGGCAACTTCGACGGTGGCGGCGGAGACGACTTGTTCTTCTGGGATCCGGAGACCGGTCGGAACCGTTTGTTGCATCTTCAAGCCGGTTCGTCAGGCGGGGTTGAAGTCGCCAATGTCGAGACCGACATCGTTCCGCGAGCGGCCATCAATGGCAACATGTTCTCGCGTCTTGTCGCGGGGAACCTCGACGGCGGCGGCACGGATGACTTGTTCTTCTGGCAACCGGGACCGGGAACCAACCGCTTGGCTCATTTGGATGTCGTCGTTCCTGGGACAGACAGCCAATTTGACAACGTTCAGACCGAACCGATTCCCATGGTCCAAATCAATGGGGAGTTCTCGGATGTGCAAGTCGGCCAGTTCCGCGTCGGCGGCACCGAAGAGTTGTTTTTCAGCGACCCGGTCTCGGGACGCAACCGCATGATCTTCCTGCAACCGGGCGTTCCTAGCGACACCACGGAATTCGAGAGTGCCACGACCAACGTGTTGCCTCCAGCCGCGATCAACGGCAACGCGTTCACCGAGATCGCCGTTGGAGACTTCAACCTGGACGGACAAAGCGACCTGTTCTTCTGGGATCCGGAGACCGGTCGGAATCGGTTGGCGGTCAACGACGATTCATCCGAGGCGGACTTCGACTTTGTGATTGATCCGATTCCGCGATCGTTCATAAACGGCAACGCCTTCCAAGTCGTCACTCCCTTGACGAACGAACCGGACGACATGACTGCGTTGAATGCGTTGTTCTTCTGGGAACCCGACACCGGTGCCAACCGCCTTGCATTTACCGAACCGAACGGAGCCATGTCGTGACGGCAATGACAGCTTGAAGCTTGGTGCGTGATTGGAATCAAAATTGATTGAGATCTCGGCGACGCGAACAGTTTGTTCTGGGATCGGCGCGATCGATTGCGGATGAAGCGACATGACTGATATCAACAAGTCAGGAAGAGAGACACTCTGGAACAATAGGCATAGTCCCTGACGGCGTCGACCACTTCGCCAGCAGTATCAAAGTTGCGGAAAAGCCACAATCCAATCGTTGTTCACAACGTACCCTACCGCTGGCAAATTATTCCGTAATAAGATGTTGCGTTCAGTAGTTTGCCCCGACAGAACGGATGGCTGCCTGACTTCGGTTCCTTTCAAGCAGGCTCTGATTGAGAATCAGAGTGACTCTCTCTTCTGCCGACCAATAAGTCAGCGGTCATGCATAGTGTTCATACACCGAGCTTTCCGGAGCTATTGACGCAAATCCAATCCCGCTTGATTGTTTCCACCTATCAAGCGGGACGATAACCGATCCCACGTTCAACAGTCCGCCAGTCATCATTGATGATGTCATTAGCCGTACGTCGATCAACAGCGAATTCGATCGCGTTGTCCGCCTGACCGAAGACGTCTTCAGTAGTCCCAACATCAATGAGCTATTCTTCTGGAACCCATCCACTGGTCAAAACAGGATTGCCTTCGTGTAAAAACGCATTCGACAATCAAGCTGCCTTTGGTTTCGTGGTCCAAACTGCTTTTTAGAACACTTGGACTATGTTTCGTAGACCTATGTTTTTATAGGTTCTGAGATTTCAAGACATTTCTACAACACGTCGGTCCTTAGCTCGACTTTTGCCAATTCAGACAGTCATTGTAAGGCGTTTGAGTAGGTAACCTTTGAACTCAAAGGCGAACAGAAAACTAGGTTTTGATTGGTTGTGTTGCAGGTTGGATGTCTTGATAGCAGATGACGGTCATGGCCAGAGTATCCCAAGCGTCGATGATTGTGCCGTCTCGGTCGTAGCGGATGCGGAGTCTTCGCAGACCCTTGAGCCAAGCGAACGTGCGTTCGACGACCCAACGGACTTTGCCCAGGCCGCTGCCATGGTCTTCGCCTTACTTGCGAACATGGGGCTCGATTCCCAGCCAACGAAACAGAATGCGAGCCGTCTCGCCACTGCAGCCGAGTTCCGGCATGCGACGACTAGCCATCGATTGGTTCCCCTCAAAGAAGACGATGCTCTTTAGAAACCGCAGCCGACAAACGGTAGGCCGCGGTGTAGGCACAATCAGGGCATGGCGGTGGAACGAGTCGATCTCGGATTGCACGAATTCCAGGCGAAAACAGCTATCTCATCATTGCCGCTTGCTACGATCCATGCCATAGGTTCGAAGAGTGTCCGGTCGCCAAACGGTTGCAGGGCTCGCTTGTCATTAGGCTATTAGCGAAGCTGAGCAACCAGTTTTCACGGAAAATTCTTTGCCACTTGCTTGACTAAAAGACCAAAGGTACCCAGACTGCACAAAAGCAATACAAGTGCATGTATATCCAATTTGTAAGTGCAGCTTTTGTGCCTTGTAGCACAAAGCTCATGTGTACGCGTTGTGCATGTTCAATGTGGCTCATGTCAATGAGAGGCGTTATCACGAGGAAAATGTCACCGCCGGAATCTCCAACAAGTTATCACCGACACCGAAGTTTCAAAGTTGTTGTCAACCACTAGGCGATGTTGATTTGCATGTTGTGGTCACGTTTTTTGGGTTGCGCTACCGGCCGCTATACTTCCGTCCGACCAATTGGAGTCTGAAGGGGAGCCGCGAAGAGAATTTGTGAACGACTTGAAACAAACGAGGCTTATCAATCAGCAACTCTAAGAAACCCCAAGGGGGCACTCTCCGATCGCATCGTGTGCGATGTCGAAACTAAGAGACACCTGGATCGATACGTTCGCGCCGTTGTTTTGAAAACAACAACACAAGCGATCTGTTAGACGAATCCCTGGATGGAGATTGTGACAACGCGGCACTGAGACTCAGTGATCTGAGTTGCACGCCCTAGTCAGTCATCGCCATTGCTAGTTCCTCTGTAACGGGTTCAGGGCGAAGACTATTTCGGGTAGGAGCCGGATTCTGAATGGGTAGTCAGTCCAATTGATTCCACGGTGATGATATCGCCACCACGTCGACTGTTGATCTGTCGGCGAAAGGGGAGGCGAAGCAATCTTGTCCCGAAATGAGTGACTAGAAACCGGGTTGATGCGACTTACTGGCTGGATGCCATGAAAACGCTAATTACCAAAAGTGTGTTCAAGCCGTCCGTTTAACGGCTTTGTCTGTTCAATAACTCTTTCTAACACTGACCAAGCACAATTAGGAACCCTCAAGATGGTGAACGGTTTCAAAGAATTCTTGCGTGGCCTGCGACGCATTCCCATGACTCGTCGATCAAGCCAGTCGAAAGGTCGAGATCGGCGACGCGCTGAATATCGTTCAGTCGTTGAGGCGATGGAGTCAAGAGTCCTTCTGACGCCTGTGATCTCCGACATCTCGAACCAGTTCGTCGTGGAAAATACATCGAGCGACGCCATTGCTTTTACGATTGATGATGCCGAGACCCCGGCCAACGATCTCGACGTGATGGTGATCTCGTCAGACGAGACGATTGTTCCGATCGGCAACATCGTGCTCGGTGGCAGCGGCACAGACCGAACGATCATGGTGACACCAGCCGCGGACCAAGTTGGGACCACGACAATTACCGTCACTGTCATCGACGGGGATGGTTTGGAAGCAACCGACACATTCGAATTCACCGCGACCGCCAATCAGCTCGTGCCGTTTGGTTTGCCGGAGTACTACGGTGACGAGATCGTTTCGTACTCGTCGAACCAAGCCACCGGCGACTTCAATGGTGATGGCAACGTCGATTTGATCATGGCAGGTAACACGTTCAACGATCTGGCATTTTTGGAAGGTAATGGTGATGGCACTTTCCAAGCAGGTCAAGTCTTGAACGCCGGGTTGGATACGAGAGTCTCCTCCTTGAGCGTTGTTGATTACGACAACGACGGTGATGCCGATTTCATCGCTTACGAGTACACACAAGCGACGTTAGATGGTACAGCGGACGAAGGAGCAATCACGCTCTACCGCAACGACGGTGATGCGAATTTCACTCGGGAAGTGTTGATTGGCGGTCTGGTCCAAGGGTTCTGGACCGCCACCGGCGACCTCGACAACGATGGTCTCGCCGACGTGGCGTACGGTGCGTATCGCTTTGATTTCGAAACCCGAACTATTATGGCGGAGAAAGCGTACGCCCTACAGCAACCGGACGGGTCGCTCGGAGAGAAATCGATCTTTGCGGACTACTACGGCGACATTGTCATCGAAGACATAGACGGTGATGGGAACTTGGACATTGTCTCGACCGGCAGCGTCTTTGATTTGAATACGTTTACGAGCACCAACTATCTGCAGATTTTTCCAGGCAACGGTGACGGAACATTCGGGGCCGCTCAAGATGTGGACTCGGAAGCTGCTCCGGAGATCCATCAGGTCGTCGATTTGAACGGCGATGGTCTGAAGGATCTGCTCGTTTACGATCGGGCGGCTGAAGGTCATCTCGGCTACTACCCGCAGCTAGACGACGGAAGTTTTGGCGAGCGGGTCCCGATTATGGCAGGTCACTTGTACTCGCAACATAACCTTGCGACGGACATGAACGGCGACGACGTCCCGGATATCGTGAGTTATTCGTATTTTGGCAACGGCTACCGTGTGAGCTGGGCACCAAACTTGGGAGCCGGCGAGTTCGGAGCACCGATTCTCATCACGCAGGAATCCGCCCAGGGCGGTTTTCAGGTCGCCGATCTCGACAACGACACCTACCCAGACCTCATCATTGCTAGCAGCACCTCCGAAACTCGCTCGGGACCGATTGGCGTCCTCCTGAACAAGACCGAAGAAGACCCGATGGTCTTGTTGCCACCGGAAGCGCGAACGCGTGTCGAAGGTGATCCGATCGATCTGCAAGTTTACTTCGGCTTTCCGATCGAAGTGACCGGCACACCGCGTGTTGAGTTGCAAGTGGGGGACAATACGGTCTTCGCGGATTACCTCAGTGGCTCGGGGACGCCGTTCCTGACATTCCGCTACACAGTTGGCAGCACCGATTTCGATCTCGACGGTGTGCAACTCGCGAGCAACATGATCGACCTCAACGGTGGCACGCTGACCGATCCCGTCGGTGGCGAAGGTGTGCTTGAGTTCCCCAACACGCTATTCGAGGGTGTGTTTGTGAACGCAGTTGGCCCGTTGGTCGACGGCATCACACGGTTGGATTCGACACCGACCGATGTGGATACCGTCCGCTTTGAAGTCACGTTCCAAGAAGACGTGATGGACGTCGACGCGGCCGACTTTGAAGTCGTGATGAACGCCGGTGACTTGTCCGGAGCGACGATTGAGTCGGTCACAGGTTCGGGGACCACATACGTTGTGACCGTCACCACGGGAACCGGCAGCGGTGCATTGGCATTGAACATCGAAGACGATGCCAGCATCACGAACGACGACGGATTCCCGCTCGCCCGGGGCTACTTTGGTGGTGAGGTCTATACCTTGCGACGTGGTGAAGCGACACCGGTGGATCACTACTTCACCGACGGTCATGCCGACTACCATTCGGTTTGGGATGACGGCGAATTGACGTTGGCAGTCAGAGGCGATGACGGTGTGGGATTCGCCAGCAACGAGATCGCCATTTACGCCGACACGAATGCAATCGAAGAACGGCCGGATGACACCGCCTACGATTTCATCGGTGTCGACCCAGGCGAGCCAATTTACGTCCTGCCGAGTTCCCAGGTGCCAGGCGTACCATTCTTGGGCTTCAGTTACGGCATCATTCCCGATGGTTTGTTCGCCAGTTACGTCCCGGACGACCCACGGATTACGTCCAGCACGCCGCGACCGTACATCCGGTTGGAAATGGCCGACATGCGGACGGACTCCGGCGGTGAGTTCTCGTTGTGGTCAACCCCAAGTTCCGGTCCGCGGGTCTATATGACCACCAGCGATGGCATCTCCAGCGAGGATTCCCTCTGGATTTCCGGCCACCTTCACCGAAACATCGCATTTACGCAACCGGGCATCTACGAGATCGATGTGTTCGCGAGCGGGTACCTCGATGTCAATGGGAACGGTACCTACGAGGAGGGTCTCGATAGCTACTACGAAAGCGGCCTTCAGACGATGGTGTTCACCGTCGATACCCTCGGCGCTGCCGATGACACGTTTACGATCTACGAGGGGGAAACACTCGAAGCTGATGTGTCGGTGAACGATGATTGGCACGAAGCGATGGGTGACTACACGGCCACTCTTGAAACCGACGTCGCGAACGGAATGCTGACGCTCAACGCGGATGGCTCATTCACGTACGAGCCGAATACCGAATTCACCGGTACGGACAGTTTCATCTACCGAGTCACCAATGAACGGGGAGGCTTTACCACAGCGACCGCGACAATCAGGGTCTCCGCGAATCGTGCCGTTCCATTCTCACTGTCTCAACCTGCGGCGACGGACCGGAACCTTTCCTACCAGGTGGCCGCGGCGGACCTGACCGGTGACGGGTTAGATGATTTGTTGGTCGTGACGACCTCGGATCGGGACATCACTTACGCACCGAGCTTGGGTGGCGGTGACTTTGGCGACTTGCGGGTGATCGAACCTGGGGCGGCGAATTTCGTCTCTGATGCCTATCCGCTGGATCTGGATAACGACGGCGATCTGGATGTGTTGGCCGTCGGCACGGACACCCTTCAATATTATCTGAACGACGGGTCGGGCAACTTTTCGTCGCCGGTGACGATTGCGAGCGGTGCATTGTTTATTGCCGCCGTTGCCGATGATCTGGACGGCGATGGCGACACCGACTTTGCCGTCACCGACCGCACCGACGGCAGTGTTTACTTGTTTCGAAACAACGGCGACGGGTCATTCGTCCGCGAAGTGGTCGGCACCGGTTTTGATGGCTTGCGAGGTTTGGTCTCCCTAGACGCAGATGGCGACGGCGATCTCGACTTGATCGCCAGTGCCGACGGCACCAACAAAATCTCGTTGTTTGCCAATGATGGTGCAGGCAACTTTGCCGACGAGGTTGTTCTCACGACTGATGTTGAGGGCATTCGTTATCTCTATTCCGCCGACATCGACGCGGACGGCAATGTTGACTTCGTCTCGACCGCCTTCGCATCGAGCGAATTGGCTTGGTACCGAAGCGGCGGAGACGGCACGTTCGAGAAACACGTGGTCGCTGCCGACGCCAGCGGAATTATCGCCGCAGCCATTGGCGACATCGACGGCGACGGCGATTTGGACTTAATCAGTGGCGGGTTTCGCGACAGCTCGGTTGCCTGGTACGCCAACGACGGTGGCGGCAACTTTACCGATCGACAGGTGATCTCGGCGATTCCCGGTGGCGGTATCCTGTCGGTCGCTGCCGGAGACTTCGACGGTGATGGCAATGTCGACGCGGCTGGGGCCGGTACGCCGATACGCAGCATCAGTTCGGTGTTCTTCAACCTGTCCGGAGAATTCTCGAATCAAGTCGTTCCCCCAGAAGATGGGATTTATTTCGAGGGCGAGGCGATCACCTTCGATGTCCACTTTGGCATCCCAGTCGATGTGACCGGCACGCCGGAGGTCCAGCTTCAAATCGGCGATCGTACGGTATCCGCTGAGTACATTTCG
The genomic region above belongs to Thalassoroseus pseudoceratinae and contains:
- a CDS encoding FG-GAP-like repeat-containing protein translates to MVNGFKEFLRGLRRIPMTRRSSQSKGRDRRRAEYRSVVEAMESRVLLTPVISDISNQFVVENTSSDAIAFTIDDAETPANDLDVMVISSDETIVPIGNIVLGGSGTDRTIMVTPAADQVGTTTITVTVIDGDGLEATDTFEFTATANQLVPFGLPEYYGDEIVSYSSNQATGDFNGDGNVDLIMAGNTFNDLAFLEGNGDGTFQAGQVLNAGLDTRVSSLSVVDYDNDGDADFIAYEYTQATLDGTADEGAITLYRNDGDANFTREVLIGGLVQGFWTATGDLDNDGLADVAYGAYRFDFETRTIMAEKAYALQQPDGSLGEKSIFADYYGDIVIEDIDGDGNLDIVSTGSVFDLNTFTSTNYLQIFPGNGDGTFGAAQDVDSEAAPEIHQVVDLNGDGLKDLLVYDRAAEGHLGYYPQLDDGSFGERVPIMAGHLYSQHNLATDMNGDDVPDIVSYSYFGNGYRVSWAPNLGAGEFGAPILITQESAQGGFQVADLDNDTYPDLIIASSTSETRSGPIGVLLNKTEEDPMVLLPPEARTRVEGDPIDLQVYFGFPIEVTGTPRVELQVGDNTVFADYLSGSGTPFLTFRYTVGSTDFDLDGVQLASNMIDLNGGTLTDPVGGEGVLEFPNTLFEGVFVNAVGPLVDGITRLDSTPTDVDTVRFEVTFQEDVMDVDAADFEVVMNAGDLSGATIESVTGSGTTYVVTVTTGTGSGALALNIEDDASITNDDGFPLARGYFGGEVYTLRRGEATPVDHYFTDGHADYHSVWDDGELTLAVRGDDGVGFASNEIAIYADTNAIEERPDDTAYDFIGVDPGEPIYVLPSSQVPGVPFLGFSYGIIPDGLFASYVPDDPRITSSTPRPYIRLEMADMRTDSGGEFSLWSTPSSGPRVYMTTSDGISSEDSLWISGHLHRNIAFTQPGIYEIDVFASGYLDVNGNGTYEEGLDSYYESGLQTMVFTVDTLGAADDTFTIYEGETLEADVSVNDDWHEAMGDYTATLETDVANGMLTLNADGSFTYEPNTEFTGTDSFIYRVTNERGGFTTATATIRVSANRAVPFSLSQPAATDRNLSYQVAAADLTGDGLDDLLVVTTSDRDITYAPSLGGGDFGDLRVIEPGAANFVSDAYPLDLDNDGDLDVLAVGTDTLQYYLNDGSGNFSSPVTIASGALFIAAVADDLDGDGDTDFAVTDRTDGSVYLFRNNGDGSFVREVVGTGFDGLRGLVSLDADGDGDLDLIASADGTNKISLFANDGAGNFADEVVLTTDVEGIRYLYSADIDADGNVDFVSTAFASSELAWYRSGGDGTFEKHVVAADASGIIAAAIGDIDGDGDLDLISGGFRDSSVAWYANDGGGNFTDRQVISAIPGGGILSVAAGDFDGDGNVDAAGAGTPIRSISSVFFNLSGEFSNQVVPPEDGIYFEGEAITFDVHFGIPVDVTGTPEVQLQIGDRTVSAEYISGSGTPTLRFQYVVDAADRDLDGIAFASATVILPAGATMIGPTGDDVDRTLPATDMSSVVVNGSAPRVASITRLDPAATAQSSMRFAITFNEAVTGVTIDNFAVHIADGISDAAVTDVTGEGSEYIVTVDTGSGSGTLGLTNSADGIVDTEGNGLATPILGGEVYTLQRRPARQIDNYFTEGHADIGILYGDNHWSFQAPGSDLDADEVLIVGGPDSVVMAPAGSEFDFLGATAGSDIYLLPQTDVPPTVPDLGISSTASPSDAFAAYTNTDPRVDATAEWLELHLVGMRGPEGGEFSLYSSGLTEPTVWMASSDGIDDSDSLFTPSGSHGHYNWAFTQPGVYEIDVFASGFLDANGNGTFDEGIDPYSESGITTL